The Alligator mississippiensis isolate rAllMis1 chromosome 11, rAllMis1, whole genome shotgun sequence genomic interval AGAGAACACCTCATTCCCACCCCACagagtccagcccagggcattTCTGGGGGGATGCAACCCTGCCAGTCCAAGAGGGAACTTTCTCACAGCCCCCAGACatcccagcactccagctgcagcaggacccgcATGACCCAGGGGTTTGCAGGACAGGGCCCTGAGAGCACAGCGCTGTCTCGACTCATCCATAATGCAGGACCAGACGCTGTTCTTCTTATGGCAGTGTAAACCCTAAGGATCCTCCTTGATTTCAGTGCTGGCACTCCTGATTTACACTAGGCGAAATAGTAGATTGAGCTCTTAAGTATTCATTTGACCCCAAACCTCGCCCAACGCCAcagacacagagcagcagcagcccccccaccccgtgctggGCACCTGCCAGGAGCCTTTCACTCTCCTGCTCCCAGGGGCATTTcaggccctgcagctcctctctttGCTCCCCTCAGGCACTCCAGGCAGCTCCGGATTTGCTCCTGCAAACACAGGACATGTCTCTGGTGCCTGGTTTGGGGCCCTTGGTTTCTGCCCAGCAATAAAACCCTCCCTGCGCAGAGCAAGGCTGTGTGAGCGCTGCCCACAGCTCTGACCCCCAGAGCGAGTGCCCCGAGCTCCAGGCAGACTGTGGCCAGAGAGGCTAGACCTGCCCAGTCCCTCCCCACAATCACCGTCTCCCGCCACATGCCTGTGCCCATTCTTGGCAGTTCCTGGCTCTAGTCCAGGCTGATCAGACACACATGGGGACTGCCTGACTGCAGAGCAGCTAGAGCTGTGACTTCCAGGTCCCAGACAGCTGTTGGCTATGTAACCCTTCTACCAGGCAGCAACAAGGtgggcagcaacaagggctgggttcaatttgggggtactaaatatattttacctcagcttgagcccccacccagactaCCTGGGAAACACAAAGTGAATCACAAGGGTGTCCAAAGAAACAAAGAACCTTTCCCTTGCAAGCAGTATGGACATAAACCCCTGATTTATTAGAGGCAAACGCCAAAACACAAAATACAGTTAAAAACACTAAGTTCAAAGTATACCGTGTAGTACCCCTACCCCTATTGGGGAATCTTTGACCCAGGCCTTGCAGTCTGAGAGTGGGGGAGTCTCGACCCAAAAGAGGTTAGTCCCCGGGAACGTGAGTGTGTCATCTCGGGGTGCTGTCTCCCTCTGCGTTGCAAAGGGCCCTTTGTTTAGTTGATGCAACTTCAGTGAGCTGCTGGGGAGCACtgatctctgctgctgcctgggtgaCTGTGGGGTGTGCTATTAGCTCTTGCCCTGGACTCCTAGTCCAAACCCCACACAGCTATGCCGATTTGAACCCATATCTTCTGTGCCACCTGGCCTCAGGTCCCAGCAGGCTTTCCAGCATCCTCCCCCTCAACTTTTCTTGGGGATCCAGGAGGAAAAGAGACCTCTCAACCCAGGTGGTCTGAAACTTAAATAACATTTCTGACATCACTACAGGGTCCCAATCAGAAGCATCATCATTTGAACACTGCTAATGCAGACCAATCAATTCAAAGGTGGTCAGTGCTTCTGGTGAAGTGGCCAAACTGGTTCCACAGGTTCCTTGGAGGGAATCTTAAGACGATGATGGTCTGGACACACAGAGAGAAGGGACATGATCCCCTTCCAATTCCAGCAAAGGCACAAGATACAGCAAATATGACAGCATGAACAAGATACACAGTACCATGAAAGCAGAACACACTTACAGTACAAAATGACTTGTACATTTTGTCTGTGCTACACCCACTTCGGAGTCCTGGGCGGCCTCCTCGATGGGAACCACAGCGTGAGCTCGGTGCACCCGGCATCTATCACACACCATGCAGATGGGGACTTCGTTCTCCTGGCAGGAGAGCTTCAGAGCCTCTTGGTACCTCCCACACACGCGCTGCCCCtccaggctccctccctgcctgcagcctcaccAGCATTGCCCAGCTGCCTGTTGGGCCTCAGGTTTCTCTGTGAGGCCGTTTCCCTGCACCGGGGGCAGCAGGTATTTAGCTCTGCCTCCCCCCATTACTGGCTGATGCAGGTAGGGCAGAAGTTGTGCCCATACTCAACAGATACCAGATCCCTAAAACAGTCTATAAACACACGGCGCAAGTCACCTCCTCCTGGGAGCTCCCGCCCAGGTCCCCGGTATCCATGGCTCCTTGCTCCTGGGAACATCAGATACAAATGGGTTTCACCTCCCTGAatgcagcagcctggggcagggcagggcctttccagcagggtctgggcagactccagtgcttcaGCCCCTGGGCCCGCAGGGGAAGGGTTAACACCAGCCTTTCCCCAAACACAGACCAGGCCCAGGTagacgaagccttggctgggatgatcgagttggggctggtcctcctgtgagcagggggctggactagacgtgacctctgctgccagctgtgggcgAGGTGGGCctgcctggggcaccaggagtCTTCCCGGGGCTCCTGACTTCACTAGTGAAGCATAAGGCTGCGCGCGGGAGCTCGCCACTGTGTGTGCCCTGAGCTAAGCTTCCCCGCGCCCACCTGGGTCCATGTGTGACACCCCCAGTGTTTGTGCCCAgcccctgggccctcaccagtgTAGCCCGTGACCTCCCAAGTGTGCACCACCCTTCCAACGCGCCCTGCAGCGACCTGCAAGCCCAGGccttgccctcctccaagatGGCCGCCTCCTGGCTTCGGCTCCtggccaggccccgccccttcccgcgGCCGCGCCTCTTCCCTGTCTGAAGATGGCAGAGCCGCGGCTTCGCGTCAAACCTGCCCGTTCCCTCGCGGATTGGCCAGCGGCTGGGCCGCCTCGTCCTCTCATTGGCTGCCTGTGCGATACCCGGAAGCACCTGCCCCGCGGCTGGAGAGCGCACGTGGTTCCCGGCCTGGAGGATGGAGGCCGCCGCCGGGGCTGGGGTAGGGCGTCCAGCGCCTCGCGGGCGCCGGGGTCGGGGCAGTTCCCACACGGGGGGGCGGGAATAACGCGTCTTCCCCGGGGGGGCAAttaaccctttcctgccctgGGTGGTAATTGCCTCTCCCGCCCCTTTGGGGCAGATCTGCCCCCCACCCGTGCTGTGGGGCGGGAGGGCGCtcttccctggggcaggagccggtATCTGGAGTGACCCCCCAGTTACCCCCTCCCTGCTAGCCCCCCGTGTGTGCGTCTCCCTGCAGAAGAAGAAGCTGCGGCGCTACTGGGAAGCTGATGCTGACCCTCCCGCCAAGAAGCCTCGGGAtggggggcctggggcccagggcccCTTGGCAGCCACGAAAAAGAGGGTCAAGGGCCTCCCTGCTTCGACGAAGGGGGCCACGGGGTCCCGAGCAGCTGCCAAGAAGGGAATCAAGGGCTCCCCAGCTGCCAAGAAGGAGATCAAGAAGTCCCTAGGGGTCCCCAAGAAAGGGGTCAAAAAGTCCCAAGTGGCTGTGAAGAAGGGGGTCAAGGGGTCCGCAGCAGCTGGCAAGAAGGGAGCACGGGCAGCAGGAGCCAAGAAGCGGATCTCTGGGGTATGGTCCGACATCTGTGAGGGCTTCTGGGTGGCTGTTACCCATGGGGGGGGGtcttggggggctgggagacagtcCAAGGGGGGCAGCTGCCTCTCAGAGTTAGGGGCCAAATTTGATGCCTCGTCGTCGgtccctctccacctgccacaGAAGCAGGACCCGTTTCCTGGAGCCGCACCCATCTCCTGGCACAAAGTGAAGAAATTCCAGCGCGGGCGCAAATCCAAGCTGGTGAGTtttggggggcaggcgggggtggACCGGGTGGCTGGAGaaagggggctgggaccaggatgagttgggggcacaggtgcttGAGCCTGTTTCCCACTGGCGTGCCTGTCTGTTGCAGGAGGAGGTGTCCAGTGGGCGGCTGCGGGGGCGCCTTGCATCAATGGAGAACAagatggagctggcagcccagcaAGCGGCACGGGCGGAGCTGTTGCTGCCTGAGGAGCCTGGGTAAATACCCCCCTGAGCACGCTGCCAACTTTCtgtcctcccagggctggggtaaATACCCTGCTATTCTACGCTTCCAAAGCTGGGAGACCTGCTCTCCTCCCCCATGTTTCACCCCCTCCCCTTTGAGCAGAGGTGACTGCCCCTGCCTTGCCCGCTccctctggggccagggtcaCACTCCCTGCCAGTaaccagggagcagctgcagggatgggaacCCTGTGAAGCTCAGGCAGATGCTTGGGATCACATTAGGTGGGTGTGGGAAGGGCAACACGTGGGCTCTTCCTGTCTTACAAgctgcccacccccatcccccacctcgaCATCCTCTGTACCCCCCCACTTAGGCTGTGATCTCCATGTCCCCCGCCATGCAGTTTCCTGGAGGCAGAGCCTGGTGAGGATACCTGCACCATTGCCCAGGCTGACATTGCTGAAGCCGTGGATATCGCAAGTGCTGCCAAGGTCAGAGGCAGCgggctgaggggaggggatgAACTGCCTTGGAGGTGGGGAGCATGGTGGGTCTGTGTAACCACATTTCCTTCCCCCACTTTCCTGCAGCATTTTGAGCTGACACTAGAACAGTTTGGGCCTTACCGAGTGGACTACACCCGCCCTGGCcggtgagtggggtggggaggggggcttgagGTAATATTGGGGGGGTTGGCATCAGGCTGGAGGTATCCCTGCTGGGCGGGAGGGGTTGTAGGATGCTGCTGTCTCAcctctgcccccccgccccaatcccaggcacctgctgctgggtggccGGCATGGGCATGTGGCAGCACTGGACTGGCAGAGCAAGACCCTGCTGTGTGAGATCAACGTCATGGAGAGCATCGCTGATGTAGTGTGAGTGTGGCACACACCTAGACACACATGTATGGGACGGAGGGGCAGGGCAACATGGTTCCCAGGAAGCACAGGGAAGCAGGATGGCTTAGGCTGTTGGGCAGTGCCTGTGGCATGTGTCCCATACGTATGACCCCCtctcctgcaggtggctgcataCAGAGACATTGTTGGCGGTGGCGCAGCGGCGCTGGCTATACGTCTACGACAACCAGGGCGTGGAGCTGAACTGCCTGCGGCGTTTCCACAGCGTCCTGCGCATGGAGCTGCTGCCCTACCACTTCCTGCTAGCCACTGCTGTGAGTACAGGCTGGAGGGTTGGGGAAGGGCCCAGATGCCTAGGCTCCTGGCTGGGATTTCTGCCACTTAGCGAGTGCTGGGCCTGTCCATGTCTCAGTgactgcccccgcccccccatcacCCCAGCTGTGGGCCGGGGGCAAGggctgtgtttggggtggggaagggactcCATGCTGAGCTGACCCATGTCCATCTCCCCCAGAGCGAGACGGGATTCCTGCAGTACCTGGACTTCTCAGTGGGGAAGGAAGTGGCCACGATCTGCACCCGAGGGGGGCGCCTGGGCGTGATGGGGCAGAATCCAGCCAATGCCATCATCCACCTGGGACACAGCAATGGTGAGagacaccccttcctcccccacctgcagggctccTGAAAGCCCACCACCCCAGTTTGCTGCTCACATGGTTCCCCCCCGCCTTGGACACTCATGCACATGCACGtatacatgtgcatatgtgcCTTGCTTTCCCCTTGCCAGGCCTGGAGCCCCTGGCcaatgcagggagctgctggctgTCTCCTTGGtattgtggtggggtggggaatacAGGATAGGCTTCATTAATCCCTTGTGCTGTGCCCCCCAGGCACGGTGACACTGTGGAGTCCCACTGTTAAGGAGCCACTAGTGAAGATGTTGTGTCACCGTGGGGCCGTGCGGGCTCTGGCTGTGGACCACAGTGGCACGTGAGTGACTGGGGGCAGCCCAGACTTCATGCCTGGGGGCCTGGGACAGTTAGGGTCATGGTTTGGTGGGGAGATCCCCAGAAGGGTTGGGAGGGGCTGAAGGAAGTGGTAGGGGGATTTCATCACCTTGGTCATGATATTTACCTAGTTATTGAGGTCCTGGAGGATGGGGAGAGGGCCAGCTTGGCACCTGCTGTGAAAAAGGTAGAAAGGCAgagctggggagctgcagcctggagaATCAGAGGGACAGAGATAGTAGGGAAAGGTCATAAATGAACCACAGCGGGAGGAAAGGCCCCTGATGGATGGGAACATCCTGCGTCAGACGCGAGAGATGATGGCgcttctctgcccagccctggttGGGCCTTACCTACAGCACTGTGAttagttttgggctccatgttTTAAGAAAGCCATGGAGAAGTTCAAGAGGGTCTAGAGGCAGACAGCAGAGATGATTggggcttggaaggcaaatcctatgaggagaggctaaaggagctGGGCCAAAAGCACTGAAGAGGGGCCTGCATATCCACAAAGGGCTGCTGAAAAGGAGAGGGGAAGCACCTCGTttcctgctgcagagaggaggatgtggaccaatggcttgaggTTGCTGCTGAGTCGGTTTAGTTTGGAGATCTGGATATGTTTCTTCCTTGTTAGAGCAGAAAAGCTGTGGAAGGGATGCCAGGGGTGCTGTGGActccccattgctggaggtgttcaaggagagCCTAGACAACCACTgcttggggatgatctaggcataaccATGCCCATGTCCTGCAATGGGGATTTCCTGGGCTttgggaaaggatttttttttcctcccctgttgGTGTATGTCAGGGGTTTTTTAGCCCCTTCCCCAGAGGCGATGGATGTTGGATGCAGCCCAGGCTAGGGAtggtgactgggctgtgccaatgttcctgctgggactcaacccTGGGGGCTTCtagctaaagggtcttgcccctgcgccaAGGTCAGCCTAGTGCTGCATTGGGGTtgggaaggaatttccccccagGTCAGAGGAGTACAGATTCAGTGGGCGGGCGGTGGGTTCTCCCTTTCTGCAGTGGGATCCAGCCTCTGCTTTAGAccttggcagggccagggccatcaGGGCCTGGTTGCTGGACTGGGCTGGCTGtgaccccctgcctcttccccacaggTACATGGCAACAGCGGGGCTGGACCGGCAGCTGCGCGTGTTCGACTTGCGCACGTACCAGCCGCTGCATGCATTGGTGCTGCCCACGGGTGCTGGCCACCTCGCCTATAGCCAGCGCGGgctcctggctgccaccactggcaaTATTGTCCAGgtaccagccccccccccacacacacccggACACTGTTCTCCTTCCCAGTGGATGCTAACACTTCCCCACACCCTGTGTGCCACCCCAGGTATATCATGATGTATCACAACAGCTGCCACGCAAGCCCCACCTGCAGCATGCGCTGCCCCGGCCAGCCCATGGCCTGCGCTTCTGCCCTTTTGAGGACGTGCTGGGTGTGGGCCATGGCGCTGGCTTTACCAGTCTCCTTGTGCCAGGTAAGGACCACCCTGCAGCCATGTAGTGCCCCTTGtactcccccacacccaccccccaacttTACCAGTCTTTTTATGATGGCTaaggccccccccaccctccccccagcttcacCAGTCTCGCCTTGCTGGgtaaagccccccccccaacttcacCACTCTCCTCATGCTGGATAAggaccccctgccagcaccccctgcATTCCCCTCATACCCTGTATCCTCCCCTCCATGTGCCAGGGAGCGGGGAGGCGAATTTCGATGCGCTGGAAAACAACCCATTCCGGAGCCGGAAGCAGCGGCAGGAGTGGGAAGTCAAGGCTCTGCTGGAGAAGGTAATGTCCTGGACACAAGCGGGTGGCAAGGAGGACTCAGCAGGGTAGGGGCTTCTGCCTTGGAATATGCAGGGGTGATGCCATGGGCAGGAACAATCCCAAGCCTGGTGGGGGACGTGCATAGCAAGGGGGAAGTGGGTCCCATTGACCTCCCCGTGTCCCCCTGGCAGATCCCAGCAGAGCTGATCACACTGGACCCTGAGCAGCTGGGCCAAGTCGACACCATTAGCATGGAGCAGAAGCACCAGGAGCAGGTGGAGCGGTTGGTGAGTACCTGCGGGGGTGGATCtgtgctgtgggttgctgggggcagagggtggggctggaggcagcgcCATGAAGCGCTGTGAGAGGCTGGTGGGAGACAGGGCATTGGTTGCTCACTCCTTTCTTTCTCTGGACCCCCAGGGCTTCGACCCCCAGGCCAAGACCAAGTTCCAGCCACGGCACCGAGCCAAGGGGCGCAGCGGGGCAGGAGCGCTCCTGCGGCGCAAGAGGAAGGTGGCCCATGAGGAGCAGCGGGTGAGTCTGTCCCCGTCTGCATGCATTTCACCCTGCTTTCCTCCCTATCCCCATGACCAGCctttaccctcccccccccccaactagcATTCCACTTCCTATCCCAAATTATTACTTGCTGTCCACCTGGAGATCAGGTTTTGTACCCCACACTCCACCCTGGCTTCCAGagctccaccccctccctcccattagCTTGCTGCTTTCAGGGGGTGGGGCCTAGCTTTCTCCCCACTCAGCTGTTTGCAGAGGGCATTACTAttcaccccctctcccctgctccccaggccagTGTTCGGAAGAGCCAGgagaagaagcagaagcagcaaccgcagcagcagcagcataagtCACCCAAGGTTGTGACCCCAGGTCAGAGGTCGGCGCTGGAGCGGTTCAAGAAATAGCCCCCAGGTGGGGAAGAGTTACCCCCCATGGGGGCCAGGAGCCAGCACCCCCTATCGCCTCTCCCTTGCTGCCCTCCTTTTGTATTAAAGCAGCTCACCAACTTACTGCTGCCTGGTCTTGGTTTGGGATGGACCTGGGCGCTTTCAGGGGTGGGGTGACATCGAGGCTGGGTGCACCTGGGCCATCCCAGCTGCATCCCTGGGTGTCCATCTGCCCATCTGTGCATCTACCCTGACTGTTTGTTTgggccaggggaagggggatgagcTGCCATAGCAGGGGTTGCAGAGATGGCCTGCATAaatacacacgcatgcacacacaggcatggatgtgcacacagacagggccctctctgcccccaAATGCACAGACGCTTTACCAGGAGAAGCTGGTGGGTGTGAAGTCTTTTATTGTGAGTTTTCCAAGGGGTCTTTTGAGGTCACTTGGAGGTGGGGGGTTTCACCCCATAGCAAACCAACCCCCAGTGCAGTAGGATCCATGTGAGGGGGCTCACAGACTGAATGGGGGTGGCGGGGGTGGGTGGAGTtgaaccttcccccccccccccccccccccccccccaactaggGATCAGCAAGAGGTAGTGACTGAGGTAGAGGTTAACATCATATGCAGAACCCAGGACTCCAGGTGCCCACCCCGCCCTGCGAGTTGTGCATTTCCTGTATCCCAGCTAATCCCCTTACATCCACCCTGCGCTGCACCCCTGCACCGATGTCTTCCCAGAGTGGGAAAAGAAACCAGGCATCCAGCTTCCTGCCCTAActcacctgcccccccgccccgacaTCTGggcccctctcctcccagccctgggagagaACAGAGGGGTGCAGGCTCCTCTGCTAccctaaccccccacccccaggccgtCTCCTCCCAGAACTGGGGGAGAACTCAAGTGTCTGGGcgcccccctacccccagcccctgctccttgaCAGAGCTAGGGGAGAGCCCAGCTTCCATAGGTTCCCAGCACCCTCTCTCTAGAAAACCcaggtccccctccccacctttttaTCACAGCTTCTCAAACAGAGCCAGCACCTTGCAGCGCAGCAGCCCCAGACCCCACTGTAgtagggtgcagagcccagtgggctcctccggcccctccccccagccatgtCCACCCAGCAGCCCCCAGACATGACCCATCTGGGCAGGCTGTACGCCATGGATGCTGAAGAGCACTTGGCCATAGCAGCAAGCATCCAGTGACAGGCGGATGGCACCGCCCATGCGGGCGGTGTGGGTGGGGGCCAGGCCTGCGCGGTGAGCGCAGCGCCCCACGAAGACATCCTCAGGCCCCACAGCCACCAGATGGGGCACGGCTACCAGTACCTGCCGTACAGCGTCGCCTGAGAGCACGTAGGCCGTCCCACTGCAGTACGGAGGAAAGGCAGCACCCGCGAAGACCGCAACTGGCACATGGTAGCGGCTGTGGGGGTCGCGGTTGGGGCGCACCCACCAGTGCACCCGGCCCAGGTAGAGCCCGTGGGGGTTGGCAAGGCTGCCCAGGTGGTGGGCCAGCGCCGGCAGGTTCAGGAAGATGTCGTCGTCCACCTTGGCCACGAAGGCAGCGCCGGGGCATAGGGCGGCTGCCCAGCGCAGCAGCATGCAGGTCTTGATGGTCAGGTTGGCGTAGGTGTCGTGGAACCGGCCCTGCACCAGGTCTCCGTGCTGCTGCGCCTCCCGCTCCAGCGCCGCCTGCTCCGCCCCGGAGTCCGGCAGCCCCAGGACGAAGAGCGTGCGCACGGGGTAGCCAGAGGCCCGGCGGgcgcccccccagctcctgcgTATGGCCTCGCGGTGCCCCACATGGGCAGGCGCGctggccaccagcaccagcaggaaGGGGGCACGGGGCTGGCAGGCCTCAGTGTTGGGCAGCATTAAGTCGTTGGGGCCAAGCAGCACCAGAGGGGCCACACTGGTGTCGCGGTCCCCGCCTGCAGCGGTGCCCAGAAGGGGCAGCAGGATCCAGGAGAGCAGCTCCTCGCCATGCCCggcccccagcagccccaggacgCCCAGCACGCCCAGCACGCCCAGCAGCCGTGCCAGGATGTGGCGCAGCCGGGCCAAGCCACAGCGCAGGGCCATGACGCCTGGGCCCCTCGCAGCCTGCACGACAGACGGACACGCGCACGTGTGATGCTggggccgcgccgcgccccggCCACCGGAAGTCCTCCCGCCCTTAGCGGAAGTCACCCGGCCGCGGCCCTCCCCCCCGCGGCGCTGCTCACTGACCCGGTCCCGGCCGGGACTCCGGGCCCGGCGCTGCCCGGCGGCGACGCGAGCGGACCGGAAGCGGGAGTCGCGGGGAGGGGCGTGGCCGCGCCAACGTCAGAAGTGCGTCGGGGCGTGGGAGGCACGTCCGGGCAGGAAGCGGCGCGGAGCAGGAGCCGCCGGGCCCGCGCAGGCGCACTGGAGGGCAGCCCCAGCCGCGGCCATGGCGGAGCCGCTGCCGAAGAAGCTGCAGGGTGAGCTCGAGAAGTACCAGCAGCTCCAGAAAGGTACCGCCCCCCCGGGACACCCCCTGGCCCGCCCCCGTTGTGCTCCTGCCGCCCCCGGTGCCCGCGCTGCGGGAGGGGGTGGGTGCCCTGGGCCGGTCACCACGGCCGAGACTggggggggcagtgcctgcccgGGGGCAGCGCCGCCACAGCCGCCCGCCCTCCCGCCTCTCCCCAGACCTCAGCAAGTCGGTGTCGGCGCGGCAGAAGCTGGAGGCGCAGCTAACGGAGAACAACATCGTCAAGGAGGTGAgcgcggccccctcccccccccgccccccgcagcaTCCCCCCCTCTCACGCCCCGCGCGTccgccaggagctggagctgctggacaGCACCAACACCATCTTCAAGCTGATCGGGCCCGTGCTGGTGCGGCAGGACATGGATGAGGCCAAGGCCACGGTCAGCAAGCGCCTGGACTACATTGGGGCGGAGATGTGAGTGCtgcgggggaggggcggggcggtgCCAGAGCATGGGGGCAGGGCGGGATCGGGGGTCCcaaactgaccctgccccccccttcccccccagcaagCGCTACGAGCAGCAGATGCAGGAGCTGGAGAAGAAGTCGGAGCAGCAGCGGGAGGTGCTGGCGCGGCTGCAGCAGGAGTATCAgcgcacccagggcaaagccgtCAGCAAGGCCTgatgcccctgtggctgggggggggggggcagggggctgtacttAAGATTTGTGTTTCTTATCGTGTTGGGAATAAAAGAGGTGTTGAGTAGACACCGCCTCattcctctcctccttccccccc includes:
- the WDR46 gene encoding WD repeat-containing protein 46, whose product is MEAAAGAGKKKLRRYWEADADPPAKKPRDGGPGAQGPLAATKKRVKGLPASTKGATGSRAAAKKGIKGSPAAKKEIKKSLGVPKKGVKKSQVAVKKGVKGSAAAGKKGARAAGAKKRISGKQDPFPGAAPISWHKVKKFQRGRKSKLEEVSSGRLRGRLASMENKMELAAQQAARAELLLPEEPGFLEAEPGEDTCTIAQADIAEAVDIASAAKHFELTLEQFGPYRVDYTRPGRHLLLGGRHGHVAALDWQSKTLLCEINVMESIADVVWLHTETLLAVAQRRWLYVYDNQGVELNCLRRFHSVLRMELLPYHFLLATASETGFLQYLDFSVGKEVATICTRGGRLGVMGQNPANAIIHLGHSNGTVTLWSPTVKEPLVKMLCHRGAVRALAVDHSGTYMATAGLDRQLRVFDLRTYQPLHALVLPTGAGHLAYSQRGLLAATTGNIVQVYHDVSQQLPRKPHLQHALPRPAHGLRFCPFEDVLGVGHGAGFTSLLVPGSGEANFDALENNPFRSRKQRQEWEVKALLEKIPAELITLDPEQLGQVDTISMEQKHQEQVERLGFDPQAKTKFQPRHRAKGRSGAGALLRRKRKVAHEEQRASVRKSQEKKQKQQPQQQQHKSPKVVTPGQRSALERFKK
- the B3GALT4 gene encoding beta-1,3-galactosyltransferase 4, whose translation is MALRCGLARLRHILARLLGVLGVLGVLGLLGAGHGEELLSWILLPLLGTAAGGDRDTSVAPLVLLGPNDLMLPNTEACQPRAPFLLVLVASAPAHVGHREAIRRSWGGARRASGYPVRTLFVLGLPDSGAEQAALEREAQQHGDLVQGRFHDTYANLTIKTCMLLRWAAALCPGAAFVAKVDDDIFLNLPALAHHLGSLANPHGLYLGRVHWWVRPNRDPHSRYHVPVAVFAGAAFPPYCSGTAYVLSGDAVRQVLVAVPHLVAVGPEDVFVGRCAHRAGLAPTHTARMGGAIRLSLDACCYGQVLFSIHGVQPAQMGHVWGLLGGHGWGEGPEEPTGLCTLLQWGLGLLRCKVLALFEKL
- the PFDN6 gene encoding prefoldin subunit 6 — encoded protein: MAEPLPKKLQGELEKYQQLQKDLSKSVSARQKLEAQLTENNIVKEELELLDSTNTIFKLIGPVLVRQDMDEAKATVSKRLDYIGAEIKRYEQQMQELEKKSEQQREVLARLQQEYQRTQGKAVSKA